The genomic stretch CGTCGGTTACGGCATGGACGTCGCGCACGCCTTCCGCGAATTGCCTTTCGTGGGCGTCGTGAAGGGTGATGCGTGAGGCCACTGCCTTCGACCGACAAGTCTTGAAAAAGGCCTTAACGACGCTGCAAAAATTAGCCCGGTCAGGGGATGGGGGCTTTCAGGAAAAGTCAACTTTTCGCGGCCAAATTGCCGGCCATGGCAAAGCTTTTGATCGTCGAGGACGATGAGTCCGTCCGCACCCTCGCAGCCCGCGCGCTCGAACGCGCAGGCCACGCAATCGATATCGCCGCCGATGGCGCCCAGGGCCTGGCGCTGATCCGGGCCGCGCATGGCGGCTATGATCTCGTCGTCTCCGACATCCGCATGCCCGAGATGGACGGCATCGAGATGGCGATCGCGGCGGCGGCGCTTTTTCCGGCGATGAAGATCATGCTGATGACCGGCTATGCCGATCAGCGCGAGCGCGCCGAGGAATTGAACGGCATCATTCTCGATGTCGTGCAAAAGCCCTTCACGCTGGCCGAAATCCGCTCGCGCGTCGAGCGGGCGCTGATCTGCTTCGCCTGATCAGGCCGGATCGGCAGTTGCAAGTACCGGCGGTGCGTTCTTGCGGCGCCCGGTGTTGAGCGCGAGCAGGCCGGCGCCGATGATCAGCGCCGCGCCGATCACCGTTGTCGACCTGGGCACCTCGGCGAAGAACAGGAAGCCCCACAGCGGCGACCACAGAATGCCGGTGTATTCGAAGGTGGCGACGCGGTTGGCCGGCGCCAGCCGGTAGCCTTGCGACAGAAGGATCATGCCGGCGGAGGCGACGAAACCGCAGGCGGCCATCTTGAGGAAATCCGGCAGCGTCGGCCATATCCAGGGCCGTACCAGGAATTCGACGCTGGGGTGGACGGCGTGATTTATGCCGGCCAGATGGAATGTGCCGGCAACGACGGCCGCGCCGATGAGATAGGCGCCGTTCTGATAGAAGGCCATGACGGTGGACGATTCGGTATCGCCGATCTTGCGCGCCATCAATTGCGAGAAGCCGTAGAGCGCCGCCGAGCCGAGCGACAGCAGTGCCGCCCAGTCGAACAGGCCGGCGCCGGGGCGCACCATCACGATGACGCCAAGCAGTCCGATCAGCACGGTCGCCAGCGTCCGCCAGGAGACGCGTTCCCCAAGATAGGGGCCGGCCAGCGCCATGATGAACAGCGGCGCCATGAAATAGAGCGCCACCGCGTCGGCCAGCGGCAGCGCGGCGATGGCCAGATAGTAGACCGTGTAGGAGGTGAACTGGATAAAGGCGCGGATCGTCAGCAAGCCGAACCGCCTCGACAGGATTGCGCCCAAGCCGACATCGGCGTGGACGAGCACGATCAGGATCGGCAGGGCGACGATCGAGCGGATCGCCATCACTTCGGTCACGGGGTAGGCGCTCGACACGGCCTTGACGAGCGGGTCCTGCAGCGAAAACACCAGCACGCCCAGGCACAGGCTCAGGATGCCGCGCACCATCCTATTCTGCATCTGCGTTCAGGCTCCCGCGCGTATGACCCGAGGCTCTCGCCAGCGGGGTAAAAAGAACCCGCCACCGTTTCGGGCAGCGGGCACGAGTGAGGACTCTTTGAATTGGTCCGCGGCCGATTTCGCAGCCGCATATCCAATGGGTAAGGCAACTATCGTCCGGTGTTTGACATGTTGCAAACGAATTGGAATGATGCCTGCAATCAAATCTGCTTATGATGGATAGCATGCGCCCGACCCTCGACAGCGATCTCCTGCGCACCTTCGTCGCCATTGCCGAGGCCGGCAATTTCACCCGGGCGGCCGAGCAGGCCGGCCGCACCCAGTCGGCCGTGTCGATGCAGATGAAGAAGCTCGAGGAGCTGGTCGGCGACAGCCTGTTCGAGCGCGGCTCACGTGGCGTCGCGCTGACGCGGCGTGGCGGCGAGCTCATCGTCAACGCCCGCCGCATCGTCTCGCTGCTCGACGAAACGGCGGCGTCTATGGCGGCGCCGCCGCTCGGCGGACCGGTGCGCATCGGCATTCCGGAGGAATATGGCCACGCCATCCTGTCGCGCGCGCTCGGCGCGTTCTCGAAGCGTCACACCAAGGTCGAGGTCACGGTGCGCTACGCGCATTCGGAAGCGCAACTGGCGGCAGTCGCCGCCGGCGAACTCGATCTGTGCGTGGTGTTCGAATGGCAGGATCCGGCTGGAGGCGAAGTGCTGATGCACGACCCGACGGTCTGGGTGACGTCCACCCTGCATCACATGCACGAGGAACGGCCTGTGCCGATCGCGCTCTACAACCGGGTCAGCTGGTGCAAGGACTTCGCCATCAAGTCACTGGAGCAGCGCGGGCTTGCCTATCGTGTCGCCTATACCAGCGACACCACCGGCGGCCTGAAGCTTGCTGTCACCTCGGGGCTGGCGATCGCGCCGATCTCACGCAGCAACATTCCGGACGGCTGCCGTGAACTGACCTCCGCCGACGGGTTCGGCGACATCGATTCCTCCAATGTGGTGATGCATCGCAACCCGAACGCGTCGGGCGAGGCGATCGACGGCATGCAGGAAGCGATCCGCGAGGCGTTCGTCAACCGGTAGAGTCAGTCCCTCACATCCTCATAGAAGGTCAGGCGGTTGCCGAACGGATCGGCAACCGTGACCTCTTTCGTCCTCCAAGGGGTCTCCTCCAACCCCGGCCTGGCAAAGCGGTATTTTCTTTCGGTCAACTCGTGGTGGAGCCCGGCAATGTCGGCAGTCTCGATCCGGAGATGAGCGCCTGGCGCGCCGTCGCCATGATGTTCGCTCAGATGCAAGACGCAGCCGTCGCGGGTAACGCCAGTGTATAGCGGCGTGTTGTCTTCATAGCGGTGTTCGAACTGCACTTCGAACCCGAGAAAACCGACGTAGAACTCATGCGCCTTGGCGACATCGAAGATACGCAGGATGGGCGTGACAGGACCGAGCTTCGGCATGGTGTTGCAACCGTTCGGAGGGGCGGGCGGGGTGTGGGGCTGAGGTCCCTATTTCAGCTCGAGCAGCCGTTCGAGATAGCTGCGCTCGATATCGGGGCTTAGCGCGTTGCCGAGCCGCTTGCGGATCGCTTCCAGGATCTGGCGGGCGCGCTGGACGTCGATCTCGTCGGGGACCTTCACAGAATCGCCGAAATCGGGACCCTGGCTGGCACGCGGCCGGCCGAGCGGGTCACGGTCGGCATTCTGCTGGCGGCCGCCTTCCTGGCTGCCGCCCTGGTCGCCCTGCATGGCCTGCATCTGCTTCATCATGTCCTTGGCGCCTTTGCGCAGCGCCTCGAGCGCCCGGCCCTGGTGGCCGACGGCCTCGTCGCCCTGGCCCTCGCCAAGCGCCTGCTCGGCGCTACCCATCGACTTGCCGGCCTCGCCAAATCCTTCATTGGGCTCCATGCCCATGCCTTCGAGGCTCTTCTTCAGCTTATCGAGATCGCTCTTGAGCTGGCCCTGGCCTTCCTGCAACTGCTTCAGCGCATCGGCGAATTCCTGCGGCGTCATCGGCTTTTGCCTCGCTAGCGGGTCGCGGTCCTCGCCGACGCCGGGCTTGTCCTGGTCCTCGCCACCGCCCTGGCCAAGCTGCTCGTCGCGGTTCTGTCCGCGCTGGCGCTCGCCGCGCTGCATCTGGTCCATGCGGAAAGTGTCGTTCATCATCTCCTGCTGGCGCCGCAGGATCTCGCCGAGCTTGTCCATCTGCTGGCGCATCTGGCTGTCTTGCTCGCCGCCCTGCTGCTGCCGGCCGGCCTGGAGATTGTTCATCATGTCCTGCAGCTGCGACAGCAATTGCTGCGCCTTGTCGCGGTCGCCCGACTTCGCCAGGTTCTCGATCTGGTCCATCATGCGGTCGATGTCGCTCTGGCGCAGTTCCTGGCCGTTCTGCTGCATTTGCGGGGCGTTCGGATTCTGCTTGGCGCGCTCGGCGAACTCCTGCAGGAACTGGTTCATCGCCTCGCGCAGTTCCTTCATCGCCTTCTCGATTTCGGCATCGCTGGCGCCGTTCTTGATGGCGTCCTGCAGCGCCTGCTGCGCCTGGCGCAGCCGCTTCTCGGCCGCCGAGAGGTTACCCTCTTCGATGCCGAGCGCGATTTCCCAGAGATAGGCGACCTCGCCGCGCAGCTGGTCGTCATTACCGGCCAGCTTCAGCCGGCTGCGCGCGCTCATGATGGCGAGGTAGTGGGACATGTTGTCGAATGTGTCTTCGGGCCGCAGCGTGATGGCGTCGATCAGATCGAGCACGCGCGGCTTGGCATTGGCGTCGAGCGCCAGCAAGCGGCGCTGTTCGATCACCGCCCGTGCCAGCGGGTTGGCGAAGGGCCGCTCGGGCATCACCAGCGTCTTGGTCTCGCTCGACGCGGTGTGGCCGGCGTCGTCGGTGGCGACCAGCGTCAGCTTGATGCTGTTGCCGGCCCAGACGTGCTCGGTCAGGTCCTTGGTGGTCTTGGCGGCATTCGACTTGCCACCGCGGCGCGGCAGCGCCAAAGGCATTTCGGGCGGGCCGTAGAGCGGATGCGCGGCCGGCGCCTGCGGGTCGGCCAGCGCGAAGACCGCCTTGGCGGTGGCGGCGCCATAATCATCGTCGATCTGGTAGTTGAGCTCGAAGGCGCCGTTGGCGGCGCGCTTGGGCTCGCCGACGAAGCGGATCTGCGGCGGCTTGTCGGCGATCACGGCGAAGGCCCAGCGGCCGAGCTGATCCTCGCCCGATTTCAGCGTCAGCGTGCCGTCGCCGGTCAGCTTGCCGGTGAACTGGCGCACCTTCGACGGAGCCGCCGGGTTCGCAGCTGGCTTGGCGGTCGCGGCCTGCGGCCCGGCCGGGTCGATGGTGCGCGCGTTGCCGTCCTTGTCGGCATAGGCGAGCGTTTCCTCGCCCGAGCCTCCGGTGACGCGCAAGGACACGTCGCTGCCCTCAGGCACATGAAACGTCGGCGTCGCCTGGTTGGCATCGGCGGTCAGGAAGATCGGCGGCTTGCCGGTGTAGGCAGGCGGCGTCACCCAGGCATCGATGCGTGGCGGCACTGCATCATGCGCGCCGTGGGCGCTGAAGCCGTCGGCTATCCTGCCGCCTGTCGGCCCGAAGGAGAAGGCAAAGGCGGTGACGAGCAACAGCGCCGCCACGGCGCGCAGCCCCCAGGGGTCGCGCTCCGGCACACGGGTACGCGGCAGGTCAGCGCCAAGGCTGTCGAGCCGGGCTGCCATGCGCTTCTGGTGTTCGCGCCACAGCGCCTGCGAGAAGCTGCTTTCGCGACCGCTCGGCCGGTCGGCCTGCACCAGCACGGGGCTGTGCAGCAGGTCGTTGGCGGCCTCGATGCGGCGATCGACCTCGGCGGCGCCAGGCAAGCGGAAGAAGCGCAGCGGATAGAGCGCCGCCAGCCCCGCCAGGCCGAACGCGGCGACAAGGCCGATGCGCGCGACATCCGGCAGCCGGGAGAAAACGCCGAACCAGGAGACGCTCAGGAACAGGCTGGCGAGAAGGATCAGCGGCAGCAGCAGCGGCCAGCCGCGCTCGACCATAATCGAGACCCGCGTTGCCAGCCGGCTCAAGGCCAGGCGCCCGGCCAGGCCGCGATCGCTGCTGAAGGTGGGTCGTTCGGTCATCGGCCCTTCCTGGAATCGGGCGGGATAGCCCGATCCTCACGACTCGAAGAATACCAGCAAACACGGCAAAGGCGAGGCGCTTTGAAAAAACGTGAAGCCCGCCAAAATGGTTGCAATCAGAAATTGGCGGGGTTTGCGTTGGCCCCGCAGACCAGCACGGCGACGCGTTCGCCCGGCGCCGGCGTGTAGCGGCCGGACAAGATCGCGGCGAAGGCGGCAGCCCCACCCGGCTCGGAAATGATGCGCACCCGGTTCCAAAGCGCCTTCTGGGCGGCGATGATATCGTCGTCGCTGACCAGGATGGAGCGCTCGACGAAGGCTTCGGCGATCGGGAACATCATTTCGCCGACGCGCTTTGGCGCCAGCGAATCGGCGGCGATGCCTTCGGCGGGTGCGTCGACGGGATGGCCGGCCGCAAAGGCGTGATGAAGCGTCGGCGCGCCTTCGGGCTCGATGGCGATGATGCGGATGCGGCCGGCATACCAGGCGGCGATGCCGCCGATCAGGCCGCCACCGCCGACGGCGACCAGCAGCGTGTCGATCCGAGGCACGTCTGCCTCGATTTCGAGCCCGAGCGTGCCCTGGCCGACCAGCGTTTCCTCCTGGTTGAAGGCATGGATCTGCAAGGCGCCGGTTTCCTCAGCGAAGCGTTCGCTGGCGGCCAGCGCCTCGGCATAGCGGGCGCCGCCGACGACCAGGTCGGCGCCATAGGAACGAATGCGGTCGAGCTTGGCCTGTGGGCTCACCTCAGGAACGAAGATGGTCGCCTTGTGTCCCAGCCGCATGGCGGCATAGGCGACGGCGGCGCCATGGTTGCCGCCCGACGCGGCGACGACGCCGGCCTCGGGAACCGGTCGTTCGAGAAGATTGGTGAAGGCGCCGCGCGCCTTGAACGAGCCGGAATGCTGCAGACATTCGAGCTTGAGGTCGACCGTCAGCGGCGGCCGGTCGAAATCGGCCATGTCGACGCGCAGCACCGGCGTGTGCCTGATAAAGGGGCGGATGCGCGGCTCGATCGCGGCAATGCGTTCGCGTGTGACGGTATTGCCCTGCGACATGATTTGCTCCCCGTCGTGAGATTCCGACTTATGCGAGCCAGTCTGGCACCGAATCCAGCCCGATCAAATCGTCATAGGTCAGGCGCGGACGCACGACGTGGAAACGGTCGCCGTCGACCAGAACCTCGGGCACCAGCAGTCGGGTGTTGTAGGTGCCGGCCTGCACGGCGCCGTAGGCACCGGCGGTGGCAACGGCAACGAGATCGCCGGCCTTCAGCCTGGGCAGGTCACGATCGAGGCCGAGATAGTCGCCGGTCTCGCAAACCTGGCCGACCACGTCGACCATCATGCGCGGCGTGTCGGCCGGCGGCTGCACGACCGGCTTGATGTCGTGGAAGGCATCGTAGAGCGTCGGCCGGATCAGATCGTTCATGGCGGCGTCGACGACCAGGAAATTCTTGGCGTCACCTTCCTTCACGAAGATCACTTCCGAGACGAGGATGCCGGCATTGCCCACGATCAGCCGGCCCGGCTCGAACATCACCTTCAGGCCGAGTTTGGTGACATGCTTCCTGACGATCTGGGCATAGGCGTCGGGCAGGGGCGGCGGGTTGTTGTCGACGCGGTAGGGGATGCCCAGCCCGCCGCCGAGATCGACATGTTCGATGGCGTGGCCGTCGGCGCGCAGCGCGCCGACCAGATCGACCAGCAGGGCGAAGGCGTCGTCGAAGGGCTGCAGCTCGGTGATCTGGCTGCCGATATGGGTGTCGATGCCGGCGACCTTGATGCCTGGAAGCGTTGCCGCCCGCGCATAGACCTGCCGCGCCCGCTGCCAGGCAATGCCGAACTTGTTTTCGGCCTTGCCGGTGGAGATCTTCTTATGGGTTTTGGCGTCGACATCGGGATTGATGCGCAGCGAGATCGGCGCCACCTTGCCAAGCGCTGTGGCGCGGGCTGACAGCAGCTCAAGTTCAGGTTCCGACTCGACGTTGAAGCAAAGGATGCCGGCTTCCAGCGCAAGGTCCATTTCGCGCGCGGTCTTGCCGACTCCCGAGAACAGGATCTTGCTGGCCGGAATGCCGGCCGCCAGTGCCCGGCGCAACTCGCCTTCCGAGACCACGTCGGCTCCAGCGCCGAGCCTGGCCAGGGTGCGCAGCACGGCCTGGTTGGAGTTGGCCTTCATGGCGTAGCAGACCTGCGCGTCGAGGCCGGCGAAAGCCTGGGCGAAGACGCGGTAGTGCCTGGTCAGCGTGGCGGTCGAATAGCAGTAGAACGGCGTGCCGACCTGAGCGGCGATATCAGGGATTGCCACGTCCTCGGCATGCAGCACGCCGTCGCGGTAGTCGAAATGGTTCACGAGAGTGATTCCGGAAGTTGGTGCACGACGAGATCGGGTTCGGAAGACCAACCCGGTCCGATCGGTTTCTAGATCAGCGGGTCGAGGATGAACTTCTTGTCCTTGACCGGTTTCTCCGGCTCCGGCGGCAAAGGCTCCTTGGCCTTCTCGGCATCCTTGCGCGCCTGCACGGCCGCCTCATAGGGCGTGTCGAGACCGGCCTTGCGGCCGCAGGCGGTCACGGCGGCCATCGCAGCCAGCAGCGTCAGCGTCACCAAAATCCTGCTTCCGGTCATCGATCCATCCGTCCGAAACGTGTTGTCAGCCGCCGCTTTTAGCCGAGTTCTCCGCGTATTGCACCCCTGGCTCAGGCTTTGGCCAGCCGCTTTTTCCAGTAGCGGATCTGCTTCCTCACTTCCGACGGCGCGGTGCCGCCGAAACTGGTGCGGCTCTTCACCGAGTTCTGCACCGCCAGCACCGAGAAAATATCTGGCGTGATGCCGGGATCGATCGACTGCAGGTCCTCCAGCGAAAGCTTCTCCAGGCTCACCTTCTTCTCCTCGGCCAGCGCCACCGCGCGGCCGGTGACGTGATGCGCCTCGCGGAACGGCAGGCCGAGCGTGCGCACCAGCCAGTCGGCAAGGTCGGTCGCGGTCGCGTGGCCGGAGCCTGCGGCCTTCTTCATCGCGGCGGCGTTGACCGTCATGTCCGAGACCATTCCGGTCATCGCCGCCAGCATCAGGTCGAGCGTCTCGGCGGCATCGAACACCGATTCCTTGTCTTCCTGCATGTCCTTGCCATAGGTCAAAGGCATGCCCTTCATCACCGTCAGCAGGCCGACCAGATGGCCGTTGACGCGGCCGGTCTTGCCGCGCACCAGTTCGGCGGCGTCGGGGTTCTTCTTCTGCGGCATGATCGAGGAGCCGGTGGAAAAACTGTCCGACAGCCTGATGAAGCCGAACTGCGGCGTCGACCAGATGATGATCTCCTCGGCCAGCCGCGACAGATGCGTGGCGCAGATCGCCGCCATGCCGAGAAAGTCCAGCGCGAAATCGCGATCGGAGACGCTGTCCAGCGAATTGCGCATCGGCTCGCGGAAGCCGAGCGCCTTGGCGGTCCGGTGGCGGTCGATCGGGAAACTGGTGCCGGCGAGGGCGGCGGCACCCAGCGGGCTCTCGTCCATGCGTTCGATGGCGTCGCGCACGCGCGACAGGTCGCGCGCAAACATCTCGACATAGGCCATGCAGTGATGGCCGAAGGTCACCGGCTGCGCCGCCTGCATATGGGTAAAGCCGGGCATCACGGTCGCCGCATGCTCCTCGGCCCGCGCCAGCAGTGCCGTGATCAGGCCCTTCAGCGCTTCGGCGACGCGGAAGCATTCGTCCTTGACCCAGAGCCGCAGGTCCACCGCCACCTGGTCGTTGCGCGAGCGCGCCGTGTGCAGGCGGCCGGCAGCCGGGCCGATCAGGTCGGCGAGGCGTGCCTCGACATTCATGTGGATGTCTTCGAGC from Mesorhizobium sp. 113-3-3 encodes the following:
- a CDS encoding response regulator, coding for MAKLLIVEDDESVRTLAARALERAGHAIDIAADGAQGLALIRAAHGGYDLVVSDIRMPEMDGIEMAIAAAALFPAMKIMLMTGYADQRERAEELNGIILDVVQKPFTLAEIRSRVERALICFA
- a CDS encoding DMT family transporter, with protein sequence MQNRMVRGILSLCLGVLVFSLQDPLVKAVSSAYPVTEVMAIRSIVALPILIVLVHADVGLGAILSRRFGLLTIRAFIQFTSYTVYYLAIAALPLADAVALYFMAPLFIMALAGPYLGERVSWRTLATVLIGLLGVIVMVRPGAGLFDWAALLSLGSAALYGFSQLMARKIGDTESSTVMAFYQNGAYLIGAAVVAGTFHLAGINHAVHPSVEFLVRPWIWPTLPDFLKMAACGFVASAGMILLSQGYRLAPANRVATFEYTGILWSPLWGFLFFAEVPRSTTVIGAALIIGAGLLALNTGRRKNAPPVLATADPA
- a CDS encoding LysR family transcriptional regulator — encoded protein: MRPTLDSDLLRTFVAIAEAGNFTRAAEQAGRTQSAVSMQMKKLEELVGDSLFERGSRGVALTRRGGELIVNARRIVSLLDETAASMAAPPLGGPVRIGIPEEYGHAILSRALGAFSKRHTKVEVTVRYAHSEAQLAAVAAGELDLCVVFEWQDPAGGEVLMHDPTVWVTSTLHHMHEERPVPIALYNRVSWCKDFAIKSLEQRGLAYRVAYTSDTTGGLKLAVTSGLAIAPISRSNIPDGCRELTSADGFGDIDSSNVVMHRNPNASGEAIDGMQEAIREAFVNR
- a CDS encoding glyoxalase superfamily protein; this translates as MPKLGPVTPILRIFDVAKAHEFYVGFLGFEVQFEHRYEDNTPLYTGVTRDGCVLHLSEHHGDGAPGAHLRIETADIAGLHHELTERKYRFARPGLEETPWRTKEVTVADPFGNRLTFYEDVRD
- a CDS encoding TIGR02302 family protein, with the protein product MTERPTFSSDRGLAGRLALSRLATRVSIMVERGWPLLLPLILLASLFLSVSWFGVFSRLPDVARIGLVAAFGLAGLAALYPLRFFRLPGAAEVDRRIEAANDLLHSPVLVQADRPSGRESSFSQALWREHQKRMAARLDSLGADLPRTRVPERDPWGLRAVAALLLVTAFAFSFGPTGGRIADGFSAHGAHDAVPPRIDAWVTPPAYTGKPPIFLTADANQATPTFHVPEGSDVSLRVTGGSGEETLAYADKDGNARTIDPAGPQAATAKPAANPAAPSKVRQFTGKLTGDGTLTLKSGEDQLGRWAFAVIADKPPQIRFVGEPKRAANGAFELNYQIDDDYGAATAKAVFALADPQAPAAHPLYGPPEMPLALPRRGGKSNAAKTTKDLTEHVWAGNSIKLTLVATDDAGHTASSETKTLVMPERPFANPLARAVIEQRRLLALDANAKPRVLDLIDAITLRPEDTFDNMSHYLAIMSARSRLKLAGNDDQLRGEVAYLWEIALGIEEGNLSAAEKRLRQAQQALQDAIKNGASDAEIEKAMKELREAMNQFLQEFAERAKQNPNAPQMQQNGQELRQSDIDRMMDQIENLAKSGDRDKAQQLLSQLQDMMNNLQAGRQQQGGEQDSQMRQQMDKLGEILRRQQEMMNDTFRMDQMQRGERQRGQNRDEQLGQGGGEDQDKPGVGEDRDPLARQKPMTPQEFADALKQLQEGQGQLKSDLDKLKKSLEGMGMEPNEGFGEAGKSMGSAEQALGEGQGDEAVGHQGRALEALRKGAKDMMKQMQAMQGDQGGSQEGGRQQNADRDPLGRPRASQGPDFGDSVKVPDEIDVQRARQILEAIRKRLGNALSPDIERSYLERLLELK
- a CDS encoding threonine/serine dehydratase, giving the protein MSQGNTVTRERIAAIEPRIRPFIRHTPVLRVDMADFDRPPLTVDLKLECLQHSGSFKARGAFTNLLERPVPEAGVVAASGGNHGAAVAYAAMRLGHKATIFVPEVSPQAKLDRIRSYGADLVVGGARYAEALAASERFAEETGALQIHAFNQEETLVGQGTLGLEIEADVPRIDTLLVAVGGGGLIGGIAAWYAGRIRIIAIEPEGAPTLHHAFAAGHPVDAPAEGIAADSLAPKRVGEMMFPIAEAFVERSILVSDDDIIAAQKALWNRVRIISEPGGAAAFAAILSGRYTPAPGERVAVLVCGANANPANF
- the lysA gene encoding diaminopimelate decarboxylase — protein: MNHFDYRDGVLHAEDVAIPDIAAQVGTPFYCYSTATLTRHYRVFAQAFAGLDAQVCYAMKANSNQAVLRTLARLGAGADVVSEGELRRALAAGIPASKILFSGVGKTAREMDLALEAGILCFNVESEPELELLSARATALGKVAPISLRINPDVDAKTHKKISTGKAENKFGIAWQRARQVYARAATLPGIKVAGIDTHIGSQITELQPFDDAFALLVDLVGALRADGHAIEHVDLGGGLGIPYRVDNNPPPLPDAYAQIVRKHVTKLGLKVMFEPGRLIVGNAGILVSEVIFVKEGDAKNFLVVDAAMNDLIRPTLYDAFHDIKPVVQPPADTPRMMVDVVGQVCETGDYLGLDRDLPRLKAGDLVAVATAGAYGAVQAGTYNTRLLVPEVLVDGDRFHVVRPRLTYDDLIGLDSVPDWLA
- the argH gene encoding argininosuccinate lyase, which codes for MSDKKTSNQMWGGRFASGPAAIMEAINASISFDRKLYAQDIRGSIAHSEMLAQTGIISAADQEKIAHGLNTILKEIEAGSFEFSTKLEDIHMNVEARLADLIGPAAGRLHTARSRNDQVAVDLRLWVKDECFRVAEALKGLITALLARAEEHAATVMPGFTHMQAAQPVTFGHHCMAYVEMFARDLSRVRDAIERMDESPLGAAALAGTSFPIDRHRTAKALGFREPMRNSLDSVSDRDFALDFLGMAAICATHLSRLAEEIIIWSTPQFGFIRLSDSFSTGSSIMPQKKNPDAAELVRGKTGRVNGHLVGLLTVMKGMPLTYGKDMQEDKESVFDAAETLDLMLAAMTGMVSDMTVNAAAMKKAAGSGHATATDLADWLVRTLGLPFREAHHVTGRAVALAEEKKVSLEKLSLEDLQSIDPGITPDIFSVLAVQNSVKSRTSFGGTAPSEVRKQIRYWKKRLAKA